A portion of the Uloborus diversus isolate 005 unplaced genomic scaffold, Udiv.v.3.1 scaffold_14, whole genome shotgun sequence genome contains these proteins:
- the LOC129232826 gene encoding spliceosome-associated protein CWC27 homolog: protein MLAQDSVPNFKEISTGEVLLHTTVGDIDVELWCKETPKACRNFIQLCMEKYYDGTIFHRVIKGFIAQGGDPEGDGTGGDSIYGQPFKDEFHSRLRFVRRGLVAMANSGKDDNGSQFFFTLGATPELQNKNTIFGKVTGNTLYNMLKLEEGLVDQDDRPLYPQRIISCEVCSISSP, encoded by the exons atGTTAGCACAAGAtagtgtgccaaatttcaaggaAATCTCAACTGGtgag GTACTACTCCACACCACCGTGGGGGACATAGACGTGGAACTATGGTGCAAGGAGACCCCCAAGGCCTGCCGCAATTTCATCCAGCTCTGCATGGAGAAGTACTACGACGGGACAATCTTCCACAGGGTCATCAAGGGGTTCATCGCTCAGGGGGGAGACCCAGAGGGGGACGGAACCGGCGGGGATTCCATCTACGGACAGCCCTTCAAG GATGAGTTCCACAGCCGTCTGCGCTTTGTTCGTCGTGGATTGGTGGCCATGGCCAATTCGGGGAAAGACGACAACGGCAGCCAGTTCTTCTTCACCCTCGGAGCAACCCCCGAGCTCCAGAACAAGAACACCATCTTCGGGAAG GTGACTGGTAACACTCTGTACAATATGCTGAAGCTGGAGGAAGGGCTGGTGGACCAGGACGACAGACCCCTCTACCCCCAGCGGATCATTTCCTGTGAGGTTTGTTCCATTTCCTCTCCATGA